Proteins encoded by one window of Funiculus sociatus GB2-C1:
- the petN gene encoding cytochrome b6-f complex subunit PetN — MDILSLGWVTVLVLFTWSIAMVVWGRNGF; from the coding sequence ATGGATATTTTGTCGTTGGGTTGGGTGACGGTTCTGGTTCTGTTTACGTGGTCGATTGCAATGGTAGTTTGGGGTCGTAACGGCTTCTAA